The following are from one region of the Primulina eburnea isolate SZY01 chromosome 17, ASM2296580v1, whole genome shotgun sequence genome:
- the LOC140818260 gene encoding LOW QUALITY PROTEIN: uncharacterized protein (The sequence of the model RefSeq protein was modified relative to this genomic sequence to represent the inferred CDS: substituted 1 base at 1 genomic stop codon) — protein MAKEGPDWDGLLKWSLSHSDGTKPSGNLSEEDRRWFMEAMQAQTVDVVKRMKEITLVMQTPEQVLESQGVTAEDIEDMLDELQDHVESIDMANDLHSIGGLVPLLAYLKNSHSNVRAKAAEVVSTIMQNNPKSQQLVMEVNGLELLLLCFNSDPDVTVRAKALGAITSLIMHNRDGVTAFRLANGYATLKDALNTENVRFFRGXKALNLIHYLVHENEADFGIVAELGFPRIFVHLASSKDADVREAALRGLLDLAQDESGTSNQLNEDNDKLKQILQKRIEVISEMCAEDLAAAKEERLLIDSLWNTCYNEPSSLRENGLLVLPGEDEPPPDVASQHFQPPLRAWAASQTQYAKPSTKKNEAPLLMGPGPPTDNAS, from the exons ATGGCGAAGGAAGGTCCTGATTGGGATGGTTTGCTGAAATGGAGTCTCTCTCATTCTGATGGTACTAAACCTTCTGGTAATCTAAG TGAGGAGGATCGAAGATGGTTTATGGAGGCAATGCAAGCGCAGACAGTAGATGTTGTCAAACGAATGAAGGAGATAACACTTGTTATGCAGACCCCGGAGCAGGTTTTGGAGTCTCAGGGAGTAACTGCTGAAGATATTGAAG ATATGCTGGATGAGCTACAAGATCATGTGGAGTCTATCGATATGGCAAATG ATCTTCATTCCATTGGTGGTCTGGTTCCTCTTCTCGCCTACCTGAAAAATTCCCATTCTAATGTCAGGGCCAAGGCTGCAGAAGTTGTTAGCACTATTATGCAGAATAATCCAAAAAGTCAGCAGTTAGTCATGGAAGTTAATGGCCTGGAACTGCTTctattgtgttttaattcagaTCCGGATGTTACAGTTCGTGCAAAAGCACTTGGTGCAATCACAT CTCTGATCATGCACAATAGGGATGGTGTTACTGCATTTCGGTTGGCTAATGGATATGCGACCCTTAAAGATGCGCTAAATACCGAGAATGTGAGATTTTTCAGAGGTTA GAAAGCACTTAACTTGATCCATTATTTAGTGCACGAGAATGAGGCAGACTTTGGTATTGTGGCTGAGCTCGGATTCCCACGTATCTTTGTGCACTTGGCTTCAAGCAAGGATGCTGATGTTCGTGAAGCTGCACTTAGGGGCCTTCTCGACCTAGCTCAAGATGAGTCAGGTACGTCCAATCAGTTAAATGAAGACAATGATAAACTGAAGCAAATTCTACAAAAACGAATTGAGGTTATCAGTGAGATGTGTGCTGAAGACCTAGCAGCTGCCAAAGAAGAAAGACTACTCATTGATTCCCTTTGGAACACGTGTTACAATGAGCCATCTTCTCTTCGGGAAAATGGGCTTCTTGTTCTCCCAGGAGAGGATGAACCTCCACCTGATGTTGCCAGCCAGCATTTTCAACCCCCTCTCAGAGCTTGGGCTGCGAGTCAAACTCAGTATGCAAAACCAAGTACTAAAAAGAATGAAGCTCCATTATTGATGGGTCCAGGGCCCCCAACTGACAATGCATCATGA
- the LOC140818259 gene encoding thaumatin-like protein, whose product MMVFKFLCLVVLCTLLFLAGANGTGHQLIVVNNCQESIWPGILGSAGQQTPQDGGFLLNSGQEVVIDVPEKWSGRLWGRHSCNFDENGKGSCGTGDCSGSLRCRGMGGVPPATVVEMTLGTSASPLHFYDVSLVDGFNLPVSMKPVGGGIGCGVASCAVDLNICCPSALEVRVGGRVMGCKSACLVMQSAKYCCTGEYSNPKTCKPTVFSNLFKAICPKAYSYAFDDSSSLNRCRASKYVITFCPPY is encoded by the exons ATGATGGTTTTCAAATTTCTTTGCTTGGTTGTGCTCTGCACGCTTCTGTTTCTCGCCGGAGCAA ATGGAACAGGACACCAACTCATTGTAGTTAACAACTGTCAGGAAAGCATATGGCCGGGAATTCTCGGCAGCGCAGGGCAGCAGACACCGCAAGATGGAGGTTTTCTCCTTAACAGTGGCCAAGAAGTGGTCATTGATGTACCAGAGAAGTGGTCAGGAAGATTATGGGGGAGGCACAGCTGCAACTTCGATGAAAACGGGAAAGGTTCATGTGGCACCGGAGACTGTTCGGGATCCTTACGCTGCCGTGGGATGGGTGGCGTGCCACCAGCAACCGTGGTGGAAATGACATTAGGGACATCAGCTTCACCCCTGCATTTCTACGATGTGAGTTTAGTTGATGGATTCAACTTGCCTGTTTCGATGAAGCCTGTCGGAGGAGGGATTGGGTGCGGTGTGGCATCATGTGCCGTCGATTTGAACATATGTTGTCCTTCCGCTTTAGAGGTGAGGGTGGGAGGCAGAGTGATGGGGTGTAAGAGCGCGTGCTTGGTCATGCAATCCGCCAAGTACTGCTGCACAGGGGAGTATTCAAATCCCAAAACTTGCAAGCCTACGGTCTTTTCCAATTTGTTCAAGGCGATTTGCCCCAAGGCCTATAGTTATGCCTTTGATGATTCTTCAAGCCTCAACAGGTGCAGAGCTTCAAAATATGTAATTACCTTTTGCCCTCCATATTGA